In a single window of the Desulfovibrio mangrovi genome:
- a CDS encoding C40 family peptidase yields the protein MVIHRHTPFSPCLKGRPARTGPMSGHSRATPCSRAFLASLLLCLLLPLTLAGCGSRNTASTHHDSGPPPTRHEAAIVQSAKAAIGTSYHFGGCNPAEGFDCSGLVWWAYNENGYAVPRTTDAQRKAGRATDCAAPRQGDVIVFRISEKGLHSGIYSGNGYFVHSPKSGHVVREESLRKNYWQSRLLTCRRYLP from the coding sequence ATGGTCATTCACCGCCATACGCCCTTCTCTCCCTGTCTGAAGGGGCGCCCTGCCCGGACCGGCCCCATGTCCGGCCATTCCCGTGCAACACCCTGCTCCCGGGCATTTCTCGCCTCCCTTCTCCTCTGCCTGCTCCTGCCGCTGACCTTGGCGGGCTGCGGTTCCCGTAACACCGCAAGCACGCACCACGACAGCGGCCCGCCACCCACGCGGCATGAAGCCGCCATCGTGCAGAGCGCCAAAGCTGCCATTGGCACAAGCTACCATTTCGGCGGATGCAACCCCGCCGAAGGATTCGACTGCTCAGGACTGGTGTGGTGGGCCTACAACGAAAACGGCTATGCCGTGCCCCGCACCACCGACGCCCAGCGAAAGGCAGGACGCGCGACCGACTGCGCAGCCCCGCGACAGGGGGATGTAATCGTCTTCCGCATCTCCGAGAAGGGCCTGCATTCCGGCATATACTCGGGCAACGGGTATTTCGTGCACAGCCCCAAATCCGGCCATGTGGTGCGGGAAGAATCGCTGCGCAAGAACTACTGGCAGTCCAGACTGCTCACCTGCCGCCGCTACCTGCCCTGA
- a CDS encoding rhodanese-like domain-containing protein, producing the protein MHRQILSIALALAACVLLLTGSAFAGSYNYIAPEQVKANLEHKAPMHVLDIQVADAYAKHHLPGAMQSCAYPVKSAEDKAKLDAFLGEISKDAAPVVIVCPRGKGGAERTYEYLKEKGIAESRLLILEGGQDGWPYPESLAN; encoded by the coding sequence ATGCATAGACAGATTCTATCCATCGCCCTTGCCCTTGCAGCCTGCGTGCTCCTGCTGACCGGCAGCGCCTTTGCCGGCAGCTACAATTACATCGCGCCGGAACAGGTGAAGGCCAACCTTGAGCACAAGGCCCCCATGCATGTTCTGGACATTCAGGTGGCAGACGCCTACGCCAAGCACCACCTGCCCGGGGCCATGCAGTCCTGCGCGTATCCCGTGAAATCCGCTGAAGACAAGGCCAAGCTGGATGCCTTTCTGGGCGAAATCAGCAAGGACGCAGCTCCGGTCGTCATCGTCTGCCCCCGCGGCAAGGGCGGTGCCGAGCGTACCTATGAGTACCTGAAAGAAAAGGGCATTGCCGAAAGCCGCCTGCTTATTCTGGAAGGCGGACAGGACGGCTGGCCCTATCCCGAGAGCCTTGCCAACTAG
- a CDS encoding sensor domain-containing diguanylate cyclase produces MTALFRIFIALVVPVALVIGAFFVAAKPARLPSALLPMLPALPYIFSLTGIALAWRFKRSRSVFLLLLLAAGCWITTSFLPEAPVSALNVKLGYAATCFLLPLNIGVLELLEDRGVLTGWGILHFSAVLAQAVAVLLLMTAGTMLSPESAHAVIDMAQRIVYFRLLPEWADSWTYIPQMALVLSGIMILGLVIHLAVAPTARDAMHGALVTTIVCAMAGLHHVEQPDQAALFFSVGALIVTLTLFQESYSMAFADELTGLPGRRALMADCKKLGRKYAIAMCDIDHFKKFNDTYGHDVGDDVLRMVAGHLSRVTGGGTAYRYGGEEFTVLFPKGTTIEAAPHLDAVRETIARAEFRIRGPLPKKARGKSVVTVTISIGVAERTDEATTPEEVIKVADGLLYQAKKAGRNKVVAG; encoded by the coding sequence ATGACTGCCCTGTTCAGAATCTTCATTGCGCTTGTGGTGCCCGTGGCGCTGGTTATCGGAGCCTTCTTCGTGGCTGCCAAACCGGCAAGGCTTCCTTCCGCGCTGCTCCCCATGCTGCCTGCCCTTCCCTACATCTTCAGTTTGACGGGCATAGCGCTTGCGTGGCGGTTCAAGCGCAGCCGCAGCGTCTTCCTGCTGCTTCTGCTTGCTGCAGGCTGCTGGATAACCACCAGCTTTCTGCCGGAGGCCCCCGTCTCAGCACTCAACGTCAAACTCGGCTACGCCGCCACCTGCTTTCTGCTGCCGCTCAACATCGGTGTTCTTGAACTGCTGGAAGACCGTGGCGTGCTCACCGGCTGGGGGATTCTGCATTTCAGCGCCGTCCTTGCGCAAGCCGTTGCGGTCTTGCTGCTGATGACCGCAGGCACCATGCTCAGCCCTGAATCGGCACATGCCGTCATAGACATGGCCCAGCGCATCGTCTACTTCCGCCTGCTGCCGGAATGGGCGGACAGCTGGACCTATATTCCGCAGATGGCTCTGGTACTCTCCGGCATCATGATTCTGGGGCTGGTGATCCACCTTGCGGTTGCCCCCACCGCCAGAGATGCCATGCACGGCGCGCTGGTCACCACCATAGTCTGCGCCATGGCAGGGCTGCACCACGTGGAACAGCCCGATCAGGCAGCTCTCTTTTTCAGCGTGGGAGCGCTCATTGTCACCCTGACCCTGTTTCAGGAATCCTACTCCATGGCCTTTGCCGACGAACTCACGGGCCTGCCCGGACGCCGCGCCCTCATGGCCGACTGCAAGAAGCTGGGCCGCAAGTACGCCATTGCCATGTGCGACATAGACCACTTCAAGAAGTTCAACGATACCTACGGACATGACGTGGGTGACGACGTGCTACGCATGGTGGCAGGCCATCTTTCTCGCGTTACCGGGGGCGGCACCGCCTACCGCTACGGGGGTGAGGAATTTACCGTGCTGTTCCCCAAGGGCACGACCATTGAGGCGGCTCCGCACCTTGATGCTGTGCGCGAAACCATTGCCCGCGCCGAGTTCCGCATCCGCGGCCCCCTGCCCAAGAAAGCCCGAGGCAAGAGCGTGGTGACCGTGACCATCTCCATCGGCGTTGCGGAACGCACGGACGAGGCGACCACGCCGGAAGAGGTCATCAAGGTTGCTGACGGATTGCTGTATCAGGCCAAGAAGGCAGGCAGGAATAAGGTCGTGGCTGGCTAG
- a CDS encoding ABC transporter permease: MWKKFRQSYFLYSFLRDPVAVCSFLILLVLVVLALFAPLLATQNPYDGSAIDIMDAEIAPAWISGEKFLFGTDAQGRDIWSTILYGARVSLLIGLGAVALQASLGILVGLVSGYKGGKIDSILMRITDVQLSFSSYMVAIFFGAILQTAFGVAGYANIALPFLVFVIGISEWPQYARTVRASVLAEKKKEYVEAARVIGLKPSRIMWRHILPNTLTPVLVISTVQVANAVMSEAALSFLGLGMPANQPSLGSLIKSGFTYVLSGSWWITLFPGLVLVLLVLSINLLGDWLRDFLNPKLYKD, from the coding sequence ATGTGGAAAAAATTCCGCCAATCCTACTTTCTGTACAGCTTCCTGCGCGACCCTGTAGCGGTCTGCAGCTTCCTTATTCTGCTGGTGCTGGTTGTGCTGGCGCTTTTTGCGCCGCTGCTGGCCACACAGAATCCGTATGACGGTTCCGCCATCGACATCATGGACGCAGAAATCGCGCCCGCATGGATTTCCGGCGAGAAGTTCCTCTTCGGTACCGACGCGCAGGGCCGCGACATCTGGTCCACCATCCTGTACGGCGCACGCGTATCCCTGCTCATCGGCCTTGGCGCGGTTGCGCTGCAGGCCAGCCTTGGCATCCTCGTGGGGCTGGTCTCCGGCTACAAGGGGGGCAAGATCGACTCCATCCTGATGCGAATCACTGACGTGCAGCTGTCCTTCTCCTCCTACATGGTGGCCATCTTCTTCGGTGCCATCCTGCAGACGGCCTTCGGCGTTGCCGGATACGCCAACATCGCGCTGCCGTTCCTCGTCTTCGTTATCGGGATTTCGGAATGGCCGCAGTATGCCCGTACCGTCCGCGCCTCGGTGCTTGCGGAAAAAAAGAAGGAATATGTGGAAGCCGCGCGCGTTATCGGCCTGAAGCCCTCGCGCATCATGTGGCGCCACATTCTGCCCAACACGCTCACCCCCGTGCTCGTCATCTCCACCGTGCAGGTGGCCAACGCGGTCATGAGTGAAGCGGCGCTTTCCTTCCTCGGCCTCGGCATGCCTGCCAACCAGCCTTCTCTCGGCTCGCTCATCAAGTCCGGTTTTACCTACGTGCTGAGCGGAAGCTGGTGGATTACCCTGTTCCCGGGTCTGGTACTGGTGCTGCTGGTGCTTTCCATCAACCTGCTGGGCGACTGGCTGCGGGATTTCCTGAATCCCAAACTCTATAAGGACTAG
- a CDS encoding ABC transporter substrate-binding protein: MKRFVSAMVLALALALFAVPAMAGKTLRLAMDADPVSLDPHVQLSGGMLQYSHMVFDPLVRWTQDMQFEGRLAEKWERLDPMTMRFHLRKGVKFHSGNSFTAKDVAWTLDRLKVSPDFKGLFEVFEPAVVVDDYTVDLKTKVAYPLLMNMATYIFPMDSAFYTGKDAAGQDKGAIVKSGPSFANDNESGTGPFVVTEREQGVKLLLTKFDGYWGPRGNLDVIEFKPIANEATRVASILSGDVDWIQPVPPQDYDRLDEAKNVDLITLSGTRIITLQLNQKRVPAFADKRVRQAVAYATNNAGIVKKILKGRSTVAGQQSPKGYLGYVEELTPRFDVEKAKQLMKEAGFEKGFEVTMIAPNNRYVKDEAIAQAFVAMMDKIGIKVNLKTMPKAQYWDEFDAQVADIQMIGWHSDTEDSANFTEYLLMCRNKETGMGAYNSGDYCNPEVDKLITDSNAETDVAKRTAMLQKVEKILYEDAAFIPLHWQDLSWAASKNVKNAQAIVNGMDFPYFGDLVMQ; encoded by the coding sequence ATGAAACGTTTTGTTTCCGCAATGGTGCTGGCTCTTGCTCTGGCGCTGTTTGCTGTTCCCGCAATGGCCGGCAAGACCCTGCGTCTCGCCATGGACGCCGACCCGGTGTCCCTTGACCCGCATGTTCAGCTTTCCGGCGGCATGCTGCAGTATTCCCACATGGTCTTCGATCCGCTGGTTCGCTGGACCCAGGACATGCAGTTCGAAGGCCGTCTGGCCGAGAAGTGGGAACGTCTTGATCCCATGACCATGCGTTTTCACCTGCGCAAGGGTGTTAAGTTCCATAGCGGTAACTCCTTTACCGCCAAGGACGTTGCCTGGACCCTTGACCGTCTGAAAGTTTCCCCCGACTTCAAGGGCCTGTTCGAAGTATTCGAACCCGCCGTTGTTGTTGACGATTACACTGTTGATCTGAAGACCAAGGTTGCCTACCCCCTGCTCATGAACATGGCTACCTACATCTTCCCCATGGACAGCGCTTTCTACACTGGCAAGGACGCTGCAGGTCAGGACAAGGGCGCCATCGTGAAGTCCGGTCCTTCCTTTGCCAACGACAACGAATCCGGCACCGGTCCCTTCGTTGTGACCGAGCGTGAACAGGGCGTTAAGCTGCTGCTCACCAAGTTCGACGGCTACTGGGGCCCCCGCGGTAACCTTGACGTTATCGAATTCAAGCCCATCGCCAACGAAGCTACCCGCGTTGCTTCCATCCTTTCCGGCGACGTCGACTGGATTCAGCCCGTTCCCCCCCAGGACTACGACCGTCTTGACGAAGCCAAGAACGTTGACCTGATCACCCTTTCCGGTACCCGTATCATCACCCTGCAGCTCAACCAGAAGCGCGTGCCCGCATTTGCCGACAAGCGCGTTCGTCAGGCTGTAGCATATGCTACCAACAACGCCGGTATCGTGAAGAAGATTCTCAAGGGCCGCTCCACCGTTGCCGGTCAGCAGAGCCCCAAGGGTTACCTCGGCTACGTTGAAGAACTGACCCCCCGTTTCGACGTTGAGAAGGCCAAGCAGCTCATGAAGGAAGCCGGTTTCGAAAAGGGCTTCGAAGTGACCATGATCGCCCCCAACAACCGCTACGTGAAGGACGAAGCCATTGCTCAGGCCTTCGTAGCCATGATGGACAAGATCGGCATCAAGGTTAACCTGAAGACCATGCCCAAGGCTCAGTACTGGGATGAGTTCGACGCACAGGTAGCCGACATCCAGATGATCGGCTGGCACTCCGATACCGAAGACTCCGCTAACTTCACCGAATACCTGCTCATGTGCCGCAACAAGGAAACCGGTATGGGCGCTTACAACTCCGGCGATTACTGCAATCCCGAAGTTGACAAGCTCATCACTGATTCCAACGCTGAAACCGACGTAGCCAAGCGTACCGCCATGCTGCAGAAGGTTGAAAAGATCCTGTACGAAGACGCAGCCTTTATTCCGCTGCACTGGCAGGACCTTTCCTGGGCCGCTTCCAAGAACGTGAAGAACGCCCAGGCCATCGTTAACGGTATGGACTTCCCCTACTTTGGCGATCTGGTAATGCAATAG
- a CDS encoding ABC transporter permease, with the protein MFAFIIRRVAQALLVMFVISIIGFGIKYSFGDPVREMVGMSVSAEEREALRDKLGLNDPIVVQWTRFVNNALHGDLGRSFFYRKPATEVILKKAPATLELVFCSAMIILLVSTPAGIYAAVKPKSGLARFIMGFSIVGVSVPVFLTAILLIYLFAVELHWLPSYGRGETVRLWGFWDSGLLTVDGLKHLILPSIALSSIMLPLFIRLIRAEMKEVMQTEYVKFARAKGLKPWRILMVHGFKNTLLPVITVGGVQIGIMIAYTILTETVFQWQGMGFMFIEAVERSDTSLLVAYLVFVGALFVTVNTVVDIIYGLVNPMVRISGRK; encoded by the coding sequence ATGTTCGCGTTCATCATACGACGCGTGGCGCAGGCCCTCCTCGTCATGTTCGTCATCTCCATCATCGGCTTTGGCATCAAGTATTCCTTCGGGGATCCTGTGCGCGAAATGGTAGGCATGTCCGTGTCTGCCGAAGAGCGCGAGGCCCTTCGGGACAAGCTTGGCTTGAATGATCCGATCGTGGTGCAATGGACCCGCTTTGTGAACAATGCGCTCCATGGCGACCTCGGCCGTTCGTTCTTTTACCGCAAACCCGCGACAGAAGTGATTCTGAAAAAGGCGCCCGCAACGCTGGAACTGGTGTTCTGCAGCGCCATGATCATTCTGCTGGTCTCCACGCCCGCCGGTATCTATGCCGCGGTGAAGCCCAAGTCGGGACTGGCCCGCTTTATCATGGGATTCAGTATTGTAGGGGTCTCAGTCCCCGTCTTCCTTACCGCAATCCTGCTCATATATCTCTTTGCGGTTGAACTGCACTGGTTGCCATCGTACGGACGCGGCGAGACAGTGCGACTATGGGGCTTCTGGGATTCCGGCCTGCTTACGGTGGATGGCCTGAAGCACCTCATTCTTCCTTCCATTGCCTTGTCCTCCATCATGCTGCCGCTCTTCATCCGCCTCATTCGTGCGGAAATGAAGGAAGTGATGCAGACGGAATACGTGAAGTTCGCCCGCGCCAAGGGCCTTAAGCCGTGGCGCATCCTCATGGTACACGGGTTCAAGAATACGTTGCTGCCGGTTATTACCGTGGGCGGCGTGCAGATAGGCATCATGATTGCCTACACCATTCTGACCGAAACCGTGTTCCAGTGGCAGGGTATGGGCTTCATGTTCATTGAAGCCGTTGAACGTTCCGACACCTCCCTGCTTGTTGCCTACCTTGTCTTTGTAGGCGCACTCTTCGTCACCGTGAACACGGTGGTGGATATCATCTACGGCCTGGTGAACCCCATGGTCCGTATCTCGGGGAGGAAATAG
- a CDS encoding ABC transporter ATP-binding protein, whose translation MGNTPLVSIKNVVKHFDISGGLLDQLSLSGGKIVRNRSVVHAVNNVSLDIMEGETLSVVGESGCGKSTLARVVIGLYPPTSGEIHYRNQRIDNLQGTKRRPFRTKAQMVFQDPYASLNPRMRVRQILEEPVRFHKPELSDAQVREKVAEVMEQVGINPQWAERYPHEFSGGQRQRISIARALVLDPEFIVADEPISALDVSIQAQVLNLMMDLQEQRKLTYLFISHDLSVVEHISDRVAVLYLGSLCELATSKELFDNPQHPYTKALLSAIPRIGKGFQHIKLTGDVPTPINLPTGCVFHGRCPHANDRCKREVPAARTLESGTVVACHGVEEGRI comes from the coding sequence ATGGGTAATACGCCTCTTGTAAGCATAAAGAATGTCGTAAAGCACTTTGACATCTCCGGCGGTCTGCTGGACCAGCTGTCCCTCTCCGGCGGCAAGATCGTCCGCAACCGTTCCGTGGTGCATGCGGTGAACAACGTCAGCCTCGACATCATGGAAGGGGAGACCCTCTCCGTGGTGGGCGAATCCGGCTGCGGCAAGTCCACGCTCGCCCGCGTGGTCATCGGCCTGTATCCTCCCACCAGCGGCGAGATTCACTACCGCAACCAGCGCATAGACAACCTGCAGGGCACCAAGCGTCGTCCGTTCCGCACCAAGGCGCAGATGGTCTTTCAGGACCCTTATGCCTCGCTGAACCCGCGTATGCGTGTGCGCCAGATTCTCGAAGAGCCCGTGCGCTTCCACAAGCCCGAGCTCAGCGATGCGCAGGTGCGTGAGAAGGTGGCGGAAGTGATGGAGCAGGTGGGCATCAACCCCCAGTGGGCGGAGCGCTATCCGCATGAATTCTCCGGCGGCCAGCGTCAGCGTATCTCCATTGCGCGCGCTCTGGTGCTGGACCCTGAATTCATCGTGGCGGACGAGCCCATTTCCGCACTGGACGTGTCCATTCAGGCGCAGGTGCTCAACCTGATGATGGACCTGCAGGAGCAGCGCAAGCTGACCTACCTGTTCATCAGCCATGACCTTTCGGTTGTTGAGCATATCTCCGACCGTGTGGCCGTGCTGTATCTGGGTTCCCTGTGCGAACTGGCCACCTCCAAGGAGCTGTTCGACAATCCGCAGCACCCCTACACCAAGGCGCTTCTGTCGGCCATTCCGCGCATCGGCAAGGGCTTCCAGCACATCAAGCTTACCGGCGATGTGCCCACGCCCATCAATCTGCCCACCGGCTGTGTGTTCCATGGCCGTTGTCCGCATGCCAATGATCGCTGCAAGCGCGAGGTTCCCGCAGCCAGAACGCTTGAGAGCGGCACCGTGGTGGCCTGCCACGGCGTCGAGGAAGGGCGTATCTAG
- a CDS encoding MalY/PatB family protein, whose product MSVSRFDFDTVINRNNTHCEKWDDMQAYFGVSPADGGIPLWVADMEFLPPPAVKEALASMLEGVLGYTGDYREYHAAIAGWMQGRHGWTIKPEWIFATHGIVMAVNTIVQAFCRPGDNVILQTPVYYPFFGAVRNNGCRVTANRLVRNGQGKYEMDFDALEAQMDGRTRMIVLCSPHNPGGRVWTRQELERLAEMCCRHDVLIVSDEIHHDLVYGDAGHPHTVMASLSPEVAARTITCTSATKTFNLAGTLTGNVIISDPALHRQFERQMHRAGMFLPNAFGMAAATAAYTQGDDWLDTLLPYLAANRDAVAQAVAGLSSVSTMPLEGTYLAWLDFSGYCAETGRDMQEVVRRIQQEARLALNHGHTFGPGGESCMRLNFACAKSQLSEALQRFVQVLV is encoded by the coding sequence GTGTCCGTATCCCGCTTCGATTTTGATACCGTCATCAACCGCAACAACACCCATTGCGAAAAATGGGATGACATGCAGGCCTATTTCGGCGTTTCTCCTGCAGATGGGGGCATTCCGCTCTGGGTGGCGGATATGGAATTCCTGCCGCCGCCTGCGGTGAAGGAGGCGCTGGCCTCCATGTTGGAAGGCGTGCTGGGCTACACCGGTGACTACAGGGAATATCATGCCGCCATTGCCGGATGGATGCAGGGCAGGCACGGTTGGACCATCAAGCCAGAGTGGATATTCGCCACCCACGGCATCGTCATGGCCGTGAACACCATCGTGCAGGCCTTCTGCCGTCCCGGAGACAATGTCATTCTCCAGACGCCCGTGTATTATCCCTTCTTCGGGGCCGTGCGGAACAACGGTTGCCGTGTGACGGCCAACAGGCTGGTCCGCAACGGGCAGGGCAAGTACGAGATGGATTTTGACGCGCTGGAGGCGCAGATGGACGGGCGCACGCGCATGATCGTCCTGTGCAGCCCCCACAATCCCGGCGGGCGCGTGTGGACGCGGCAGGAGCTGGAGCGTCTGGCCGAGATGTGCTGTCGTCATGACGTGCTCATCGTGTCCGACGAGATTCATCACGATCTCGTGTACGGCGATGCGGGGCATCCGCATACGGTCATGGCCTCGCTGTCGCCGGAAGTTGCGGCGCGCACCATTACCTGCACCTCGGCCACGAAGACTTTCAACCTTGCAGGTACGCTTACGGGCAATGTGATCATCTCCGACCCTGCGCTGCACCGGCAGTTTGAACGGCAGATGCACCGTGCGGGCATGTTCCTGCCGAACGCCTTCGGCATGGCGGCGGCCACGGCGGCCTATACGCAGGGCGACGACTGGCTGGACACCCTGCTGCCGTATCTCGCTGCAAACCGAGACGCTGTTGCGCAGGCGGTGGCGGGCCTGTCTTCCGTATCTACCATGCCGCTGGAGGGCACCTACCTCGCGTGGCTCGATTTCAGCGGCTACTGTGCGGAAACCGGGCGCGACATGCAGGAGGTGGTCCGCCGTATTCAGCAGGAGGCCCGTCTGGCCCTGAATCACGGCCATACCTTCGGCCCCGGCGGAGAGAGCTGCATGCGGTTGAATTTCGCATGCGCCAAAAGCCAGCTTTCAGAGGCGTTACAGCGGTTTGTGCAGGTGCTGGTCTGA
- a CDS encoding ABC transporter ATP-binding protein: MDTLLDVRNLTVKFALRDYALTAVNNVSFSLKRGERLGLVGESGAGKSVTGFSIINLISKPGFLAGGSVWFDGRDLATLSEEEMRQVRGNRISMIFQDPMMTLNPVLTIGTQMVETLMAHKKVTKKEAEAIAIDKLRKVYINSPEKRLKQYPHEFSGGMRQRIVIAIALLTDPALIIADEPTTALDVTIQAEIMDLLLELCENENMGLILITHDLGVVSQVTQKVAVMYAGSIVELGDTEQVCSNPQHPYTKGLIAALPEGATGLRLNQIPGSMPSLTDIPDGCAFNNRCELCKDICLSKVPQLELKKSGVHAACHELE, translated from the coding sequence ATGGATACTTTGCTTGACGTACGAAACCTGACCGTCAAGTTTGCCCTGCGCGACTATGCGCTCACCGCTGTGAACAATGTCTCCTTCTCGCTGAAGCGCGGAGAGCGTCTCGGCCTTGTGGGCGAGTCCGGCGCGGGCAAATCGGTAACGGGTTTTTCCATAATCAATCTGATCTCCAAGCCGGGCTTCCTTGCAGGCGGCTCGGTCTGGTTTGACGGTCGCGACCTTGCGACCCTTTCCGAAGAAGAAATGCGTCAGGTGCGCGGTAACCGCATCAGCATGATCTTCCAGGATCCCATGATGACCCTGAATCCGGTGCTCACCATCGGAACGCAGATGGTCGAAACCCTGATGGCCCACAAGAAAGTCACCAAGAAGGAGGCGGAGGCCATCGCCATCGACAAGCTGCGCAAGGTGTACATCAACTCGCCGGAAAAGCGCCTGAAGCAGTACCCGCACGAGTTCTCGGGCGGCATGCGTCAGCGCATCGTCATCGCCATTGCGCTGCTTACGGACCCCGCGCTCATCATCGCGGACGAGCCCACCACCGCACTGGACGTGACCATTCAGGCCGAGATCATGGACCTGCTGCTGGAGCTTTGCGAGAATGAGAACATGGGGCTCATTCTCATCACCCACGACCTCGGCGTTGTGTCGCAGGTGACCCAGAAGGTTGCCGTTATGTATGCGGGCAGCATCGTGGAACTGGGCGATACGGAGCAGGTGTGCAGCAACCCGCAGCATCCCTACACCAAGGGCCTTATCGCCGCGCTGCCCGAAGGGGCTACCGGCCTGCGCCTGAACCAGATTCCCGGCAGCATGCCCAGCCTGACGGATATTCCGGATGGTTGTGCCTTCAACAATCGTTGCGAGCTTTGCAAGGACATCTGTCTTTCCAAGGTTCCGCAGCTTGAGCTCAAGAAATCCGGCGTGCACGCCGCCTGTCACGAACTGGAGTAG
- the cysQ gene encoding 3'(2'),5'-bisphosphate nucleotidase CysQ — MDRQSLEQLLAERKLPESLLHTLPPRLAGVFWRVAQLAEEAGALILRYYSEPAEVSYKDDESPVTTADEAANDLILAGLSRLLPEIPVISEEGGLPPYEERSEWPCYFLVDPLDGTKGFIRRNAQFTVNIAYMENHRPVAGIIHVPLKGSTYLGVTGVGAYRIGDGEVPVQDIRTSRVEEGEAPVVLQSNVDKTPRLDAYMGDAPHTRLRVGSSYKFCLLAEGRAQLFPCLHATWEWDTAAGQALLEAAGGSLCGFEGEPFLYGKPDLLNGWFVARA; from the coding sequence ATGGACAGACAGAGCCTTGAGCAACTGCTTGCGGAACGCAAGCTCCCTGAATCGCTTCTCCATACCTTGCCACCCCGTCTTGCAGGGGTGTTCTGGCGTGTGGCGCAGCTTGCGGAAGAGGCCGGTGCTCTGATTCTGCGTTATTACAGCGAGCCTGCGGAGGTGTCCTACAAGGATGACGAATCGCCCGTCACCACTGCGGATGAGGCAGCCAATGATCTAATTCTGGCCGGTCTTTCCCGCCTCCTGCCCGAGATTCCGGTCATTTCGGAAGAGGGCGGTCTGCCACCGTATGAGGAACGTTCGGAATGGCCCTGCTATTTTCTGGTGGACCCTCTGGACGGCACCAAGGGCTTTATCCGTCGCAATGCCCAGTTTACCGTGAATATTGCCTACATGGAGAATCACAGGCCCGTGGCAGGCATCATCCACGTCCCTCTGAAGGGAAGCACCTATCTTGGTGTGACCGGCGTGGGCGCCTACCGCATCGGGGACGGAGAGGTTCCCGTGCAGGACATCCGCACCAGCCGCGTTGAGGAAGGGGAGGCGCCCGTAGTGCTGCAGAGCAATGTGGATAAAACCCCCAGACTGGACGCCTACATGGGCGATGCCCCCCATACCCGCCTGCGCGTGGGCAGTTCCTACAAGTTTTGCCTGCTGGCTGAAGGCCGGGCCCAGCTTTTTCCCTGCCTGCACGCCACGTGGGAATGGGATACCGCCGCAGGGCAGGCCTTGCTTGAGGCGGCGGGCGGTTCCCTTTGCGGTTTTGAGGGCGAGCCTTTCCTCTACGGCAAGCCGGATCTGCTGAACGGCTGGTTCGTGGCCCGTGCCTGA